From one Sphaeramia orbicularis chromosome 9, fSphaOr1.1, whole genome shotgun sequence genomic stretch:
- the ankrd34bb gene encoding ankyrin repeat domain 34Bb: MGESSEVRTDGNSLLKAVYLCRLRLTRLLLEGGAYINESNEQGETPLMVACRTHHTDSQSVPKYKMVRYLLENGADPNIQDKTGKTALMHACLEQAGAEILSLLLSSGANPTLDDHTGLSALVYAVNSGNRDVLRVLLDACKAKGKEVIIITTNKLPSGHQLTKQYLNVPPPPDLVERMHYPQTSCVFPYENQLRTPPQGSSASASPQPGSPLLGLRDPLCSSRPSSPIQHPSPLRVPCMDKRLNLQRFLSEQGLKSSLLLQQSHSASLAEELGEISAEEELSFKVNAFHGRHPAVSRHHSIDVKDATGLLKALENMSGNEPRGGGRKGLGRKMSYDSATNSAHSASHPNLHHDSLPFPHESKPVDEDSADCLRQLNVSSLQNVVRRRNIGIDHYSSDSQLPQFASRDVTSKNNSGAGWERQKLVTSKSSPLSESRESMESTVQRRGTAGLERRGSGALLLDHIAHTRPGYLPPLNPHAPIPDIGVSSSSSYPLSGSSKTLNSVLTGSKPILPCAPIFPRDLKSKNTLWRRHSMQSEQIKQLVNFEETFDH; the protein is encoded by the exons ATGGGCGAGTCCAGTGAGGTGCGAACAGACGGTAACTCCCTGCTAAAGGCCGTCTACTTGTGTCGTCTGCGTCTGACGAGGCTGCTTCTGGAAGGAGGGGCTTACATTAACGAGAGCAACGAACAAGGCGAGACCCCGCTGATGGTGGCCTGTAGGACCCACCATACGGACTCCCAGAGTGTCCCCAAGTACAAGATGGTCCG GTATCTTCTAGAAAACGGTGCCGATCCAAACATCCAAGACAAAACTGGAAAGACGGCTCTAATGCACGCGTGTCTGGAACAGGCCGGGGCCGAGATCCTGTCCCTCCTGCTGAGCAGCGGCGCTAATCCAACTCTGGACGACCACACGGGACTGTCCGCTCTGGTTTACGCCGTCAATTCAGGCAACAGGGATGTTCTCCGGGTTCTCCTGGATGCCTGTAAGGCCAAGGGGAAGGaggtcatcatcatcaccaccaacaAACTGCCTTCAGGACATCAGCTGACAAAGCAGTACCTCAATGTTCCTCCACCTCCGGACCTGGTGGAGCGCATGCACTACCCCCAGACATCTTGCGTGTTTCCGTACGAGAACCAGCTCCGAACTCCTCCGCAGGGGTCATCGGCGAGTGCTTCTCCACAACCTGGGAGTCCCCTTCTTGGCCTCAGGGATCCGCTGTGCTCTTCTCGGCCCAGTTCTCCAATCCAGCATCCAAGTCCTTTACGGGTTCCTTGCATGGACAAACGGCTGAACCTCCAGAGGTTCCTCTCGGAGCAGGGCCTGAAGAGTTCGCTGCTGCTCCAACAGAGCCACTCGGCTTCTCTGGCGGAGGAACTGGGGGAAATCTCAGCTGAAGAGGAGCTGTCCTTCAAAGTAAACGCCTTCCACGGACGACATCCGGCAGTTTCGCGCCACCACAGCATCGACGTCAAAGATGCGACCGGGCTCCTGAAAGCACTGGAGAACATGTCAGGAAATGAACCCAGGGGAGGTGGAAGAAAAGGCTTGGGTAGAAAAATGTCTTATGATAGTGCTACCAATTCCGCACACTCGGCTTCGCACCCGAACTTACACCACGACAGTCTCCCCTTCCCCCACGAGTCCAAACCCGTGGACGAGGATTCCGCCGACTGTCTCAGACAACTTAATGTTTCCAGTCTTCAAAACGTCGTCCGTCGTCGAAACATCGGAATCGACCACTACAGCTCCGACTCGCAGTTACCACAGTTTGCAAGTCGAGACGTTACCTCCAAGAACAACAGCGGAGCAGGATGGGAACGGCAAAAACTGGTCACCAGTAAATCCTCCCCTCTGTCCGAATCTAGAGAGTCCATGGAAAGCACCGTCCAGAGGCGAGGTACAGCCGGACTGGAGCGAAGAGGCTCAGGGGCTCTTCTTCTGGACCACATCGCCCACACTCGGCCCGGGTACCTTCCTCCTCTGAATCCCCACGCTCCCATACCCGACATCGGAGTCAGTTCTAGCTCTTCTTACCCCTTGAGTGGAAGTAGCAAAACACTAAACAGCGTTCTGACGGGATCGAAGCCTATCCTGCCCTGCGCGCCCATTTTCCCAAGGGATCTAAAATCCAAGAACACGCTGTGGAGACGCCACTCCATGCAGAGTGAGCAGATCAAACAGCTGGTCAACTTTGAAGAAACCTTTGACCACTAG